In Natronomonas halophila, one DNA window encodes the following:
- the mvk gene encoding mevalonate kinase, with product MTTSSAPGKVYLFGEHAVVYGEPAVPCAIERRARVTVEERDDDRVRVDADELTLDGFTVMWGGEDGGRPDVNVPTPLVEAAMGYIDNALEQARDAADAPNAGFNITVESDIPLGAGLGSSAAVVVAGIDAATRELGVELDPIEIADRAYQVEHEVQDGQASRADTFCSAMGGVVRVQGDDCRVIEGVSNLPFVVGYDGGSGDTGELVAGVRELKETYGFAEDTVEAIGDVVRNGEGVLREDDLEELGRLMNFNHGLLSALGVSGRKLDSMVWTAREAGALGAKLTGAGGGGCIVALDRTEQTRTALEYTPGCEDAFRAELDTDGVRVESE from the coding sequence ATGACCACTTCGAGCGCTCCCGGGAAGGTCTACCTCTTCGGCGAGCACGCGGTCGTGTACGGCGAGCCGGCCGTCCCCTGCGCTATCGAGCGGCGGGCACGCGTTACGGTCGAGGAACGCGACGATGACCGTGTCCGCGTCGACGCCGACGAACTCACGCTGGACGGCTTCACCGTCATGTGGGGCGGCGAGGACGGCGGCCGCCCGGACGTCAACGTCCCGACGCCGCTGGTCGAGGCCGCGATGGGCTATATCGATAACGCCCTCGAACAGGCGCGGGACGCCGCTGACGCGCCTAACGCAGGATTCAACATCACCGTCGAAAGCGACATTCCACTGGGTGCCGGCCTCGGGTCGTCGGCAGCCGTCGTCGTTGCCGGCATCGACGCCGCGACCCGCGAACTCGGTGTCGAACTCGACCCGATAGAAATCGCCGACCGAGCCTATCAGGTCGAACACGAGGTGCAGGACGGGCAGGCATCCCGCGCCGACACCTTCTGCTCGGCGATGGGGGGCGTCGTTCGCGTCCAAGGCGACGACTGTCGCGTTATCGAGGGGGTCTCGAATCTGCCGTTCGTCGTCGGCTACGATGGCGGCTCCGGGGATACCGGCGAACTCGTCGCTGGCGTCCGGGAGTTGAAGGAAACCTACGGGTTCGCCGAGGACACGGTCGAAGCTATCGGTGATGTCGTCCGCAACGGTGAGGGCGTGCTTCGTGAGGACGACCTCGAAGAGTTGGGTCGACTAATGAATTTCAACCACGGCCTGCTTTCGGCTCTCGGCGTCTCCGGACGGAAGTTGGATTCGATGGTCTGGACGGCCCGGGAAGCCGGTGCCCTCGGCGCGAAACTCACCGGGGCCGGCGGCGGCGGGTGTATCGTCGCGCTGGACCGCACCGAACAGACCAGAACGGCGCTCGAATACACGCCCGGGTGTGAAGACGCGTTCCGCGCGGAACTCGACACGGACGGTGTCCGGGTGGAATCCGAATGA